One genomic region from Cryptococcus neoformans var. grubii H99 chromosome 10, complete sequence encodes:
- a CDS encoding signal recognition particle subunit SRP19 — protein MPTVEDYFDDDTDLPLPSSSRPTLPNTGTRGALLEEITSDDEGDIDFNKLAEQGRGIFGENSKAPAPSAPSFNASDKGKLAVRDGDQNVVGGGPTINPNTPMGGLMGDMMKLQAADEERLEKLRGKFGNVNIGADPSVYKDWNVVYPLYFDAKVSINSGRRVPRTSAVWWPIATQIAEACKSLGLPSVLEPDRCHPADWENPGRVKVQFVKDGRFINPIIKNRTQLYKHISDQIRQRNPSIVFDPTATASRRPQPFSSASTSKPTKKSKAKVKQSSKAPRPIVKLPTRPPLPPVPVPNPDDRLPFNSPLIPMGVIIAAIKREKAEEKEKKKAGGGEGTGEAKAPKMKKIVVRGKR, from the exons ATGCCGACCGTAGAAGACTATTTCGACGATGACACCGACCTCCCTttgccctcttcctccagacCCACGCTTCCGAACACTGGTACCCGCGGAGCGCTCCTCGAAGAGATCACTTCCGACGATGAAGGAGACATAGATTTCAACAAGCTAGCAGAGCAAGGGCGGGGGATATTCGGAGAGAATTCCAAGGCGCCAGCACCTTCAGCTCCAAGCTTTAATGCGAGCGATAAGGGAAAACTCGCGGTTAGAGATGGAGATCAAAATGTAGTGGGCGGAGGACCGACAATCAACCCTAATACGCCAATGGGAGGACTTATGGGTGATATGATGAAGCTTCAGGCCGCAGACGAAGAGAGACTGGAGAAATTGAGAGGAAAGTTTGGGAACGTGAACATTGGAGCTGATCCGAGTGTCTACAAGGA CTGGAACGTTGTCTATCCGTTGTATTTTGACGCCAAAGTCTCAATCAACTCTGGTCGACGTGTTCCCAGAACATCGGCTGTCTGGTGGCCGATAGCAACTCAAATCGCCGAAGCTTGCAAATCTCTAGGCCTTCCTAGTGTCCTCGAA CCCGATAGATGTCATCCAGCAGATTGGGAGAATCCTGGTCGAGTCAAAGTGCAGTTTGTAAAAGACGGCCGGTTTATTAACCCGATCATCAAGAACCGTACCCAACTGTACAAACATATTTCAGACCAAATCCGTCAACGAAATCCTTCCATTGTGTTTGATCCTACTGCTACTGCCTCTCGACGTCCGCAGCctttctcctccgcctcAACAAGCAAGCCAACAAAGAAAAGCAAAGCCAAGGTTAAACAATCTTCAAAAGCCCCTCGACCCATCGTCAAACTTCCCACTCGACCTCCACTCCCACCCGTACCTGTCCCTAATCCTGATGATCGATTGCCATTTAACTCACCTCTGATTCCAATGGGAGTTATCATTGCGGCGATCAAGCGAGAAAAGgctgaagagaaagaaaagaagaaagctgGTGGTGGCGAGGGTACCGGAGAGGCCAAGGCtccgaagatgaagaagattgtcGTTAGAGGCAAGAGATAA
- a CDS encoding phenylalanine-tRNA ligase, alpha subunit, which produces MSLPTPEALQHIILQSLEASGSLSDSRELAYNGRLLQSAEEQGVVRAVLDSLASKEMVEYKQITTTTYSLTEEGEGITQNGSHEYRVWEVLPVKGQGEPVGIPELKKRLGDEATKVGQMRAFKNKWIAKDGSGFVRAAEAPVDETAVQMKEIKESGLVAGGEAVVKELQKRKLIQPKKYIHYSISKGPQFSTEVKQLETDLTVEMLQSGAWKDASFKQYNFAAAGQPTDGGALHPLLKVREEFRTIFFDMGFSEMPTNKFVESAFWNFDAMFVPQQHPAREMQDTFYVKDPAKALKPDTDYYERIRKIHEEGGYGSIGYRAPFSREESEKLLLRTHTTSVTTDMLYRLANQPGGFKPAKMFSIDRVFRNETADATHLAEFHQVEGLVADYDITLGHLLAFMQEFFSKTGNHKLRFKPAYNPYTEPSMEVFSYHEGLGKWIEIGNSGIFRPEMLEPMGLPKGVRVLGWGMSLERPTMIKYKIHDIRTLVGHKTDLDQVKKRAAIRLEKGDD; this is translated from the exons ATGTCCCTGCCTACCCCAGAAGCTCTCCAACATATAATCCTTCAGAGTCTCGAAGCGTCCGGCTCCCTTTCGGACTCCCGTGAATTGGCGTACAATGGCAGGCTTTTACAGTCTGCTGAGGAACAGGGCGTTGTAAGGGCTGTCTTGGACAGTTTGGCGAGCAAGGAG ATGGTTGAGTACAAGCAaatcaccaccaccacgtACAGCCTTACtgaagagggggaaggtATCACTCAAAATGGCTCGCACGAGTATAGAGTGTGGGAAGTGCTTCCTGTGAAGGGTCAGGGAGAGCCCGTCGGTATCCCTGAACTCAAG AAACGTCTCGGTGACGAAGCTACCAAGGTTGGTCAGATGCGAGCGTTCAAGAACAAATGGATAGCGAAGGATGGTTCCGGTTTCGTCCGTGCG GCTGAGGCGCCTGTGGATGAGACTGCCGTACAAATGAAGGAGATCAAGGAGAGCGGGCTGGTTGCAGGCGGTGAAGCCGTTGTCAAGGAGTtgcaaaaaagaaaattGATTCAACCTAA GAAGTACATCCACTACTCTATCTCCAAAGGACCTCAGTTCTCTACCGAAGTCAAGCAACTCGAAACCGACCTTACTGTTGAGATGCTGCAATC AGGTGCTTGGAAAGATGCTTCGTTCAAGCAGTACAACTTCGCCGCTGCAGGTCAACCTACTGATGGTGGCGCTCTCCATCCATTGCTGAAGGTTCGAGAAGAGTTCAGGACCATTTTCTTTGACATGGG TTTCTCCGAGATGCCTACGAATAAGTTCGTCGAGTCTGCCTTCTGGAACTTCGATGCCATGTTCGTTCCTCAGCAACATCCTGCTCGAGAGATGCAGGACACCTTCTACGTTAAGG ACCCGGCCAAAGCCCTCAAGCCTGATACCGACTATTACGAGCGGATTCGAAAGATTcacgaggaaggaggttACGGATCCATTGGCTACCGAGCACCTTTCTCTCGGGAGGAGAGTGAGAAGCTCTTGTTGCGAACACACACCACTTCTGTCACTACCGACATGCTTTATAGGCTCGCAAATCAGCCGGGAGGGTTCAAACCAGCGAAAATGTTCTCTATCGACCGAGTTTTCAG AAATGAAACTGCCGATGCTACCCATTTGGCTGAGTTCCACCAAGTGGAAGGCCTTGTTGCCGACTACGATATCACTCTCGGTCACCTCCTTG CGTTCATGCAAGAGTTCTTCTCCAAGACTGGTAACCACAAGCTGAGGTTCAAGCCCGCATATAATCCCTACACTGAG CCCAGTATGGAAGTTTTCTCATACCATGAAGGCTTGGGCAAGTGGATTGAAATTGGCAAC TCTGGTATTTTCCGCCCCGAGATGCTCGAGCCCATGGGCCTTCCGAAAGGGGTCCGAGTTCTTGGTTGGGGTATGTCTCTGGAACGTCCTACTATGATCAAATACAAGATCCACGATATCAGGACGCTTGTCGGGCACAAAACGGATTTGGATCAGGTAAAGAAAAGGGCGGCGATCAGGTTGGAGAAGGGCGATGACTAG
- a CDS encoding protein transporter SEC31 yields the protein MKLKDISRTATFAWDNTSSSAPLLATGAVAGALDESFSNESQLEIWQPDFEDVSNMKLGGEGKPPLGSITVNSRFNQLAWSTPSTTHMKGVLASGMETGEVNVFDPSKIVAGASADEARIFKSEKHTGPVRGLDFNSIQKNLMLTGAVNAEIYIYDLNSPNNAPIPPGPTSTKLNEITALQWNPTVSRVFAASSSSGFTSVWDLKAGKEIVSLQYGGGAAKGMETVGGVAGLQMGKRRGMSDVCWHPEQATRLITASEDDESPIIMLWDLRNTRAPEKILSGHHKGVLSVSWCKQDADLLLSCGKDNRTLCWNPQTGEIIGELPTSNDWSFQTSWCPRNPDLLATASFDGHIGIHSLQTTSIPPQSTEKLSEAATADDVFGALGNEQPQDETANILSLKQPPKWLRRPVSATFGFGGLLATTSNLPAASGKHQSGVVHLRTVSTEQDVLNRAKALDQTDGQQEKLAGFCSERAKDEDEAWKALRTLFKANSRQELVQLLGFSQEEVAKKVQEAIKKFPNAIKAAGDATPVIAPLEAESVKTPIAEKPEAIEDVSTASDVGVESHADDKSEKSETKESEKGLFDDETAPGTPAAAAAADFFSSMASGALRNPQLDSIISHKSEAADSSVAATIGSRASSVRDEIVNKENTFQIYPEGESDVDKLVTQALVVGDFKSAVDVCLAFERFADALLLAVRGGSDLLQSTQNAYFAQQTTTRPFLRVFQSIVTEDLLDIVQNADLSEWKVAFVVLCTFAKDADFSNLAEQIGQRLQYKWRVLSASDSPEAKASAKVARQDATLCYLAAKKLEKVISIWVDEMAEEEEAVFATRYTSHAQALQSFIEKVSVFKAATGYVDEDLLIPTESVAAAEAGARTYKLASLYDRYYEYADLLATQGLVDIAAKYVKMTPVDYKGSEQVGELDKARQRILSAAGENVGTKVAQTIGKTQSTAGSSIARGYAPAQPASAYASSQPTYALQQPASYAASTAPAYQPPPAASGPYQPASTSTAYAPPQPTSSYGDSNPYAPATIYQPSSGYAPNGYRPNDPQPQGYGAPQPSFTQTQAIPPPPRVGQTSAPISSPPLIPGSQQRGISGWNDAPTFAPKRPQSAAKDVKKASAILSPFPNSPDPLAAAGAGLNTVGGPPPPGRSPQPGVIPPPPKNARPPSVAAKLQPPPTVQQQQQFHQQAQHQPQQRQQQLASPPAAAGPPPSAFSRPPPPGARTGPPPGVLAGPPPQRVLSPSGPGRVGSPPGSQIRPPSAFQRLPSQPRQVQSLDGGIAGMGGPPPPGSRMAGPPPPGRSATPQQQQRQQMLPSATSPSQTRIQSSTSEQVKPRHPSGDRSHIPEASKPIYEILSRELTRVKQSNIPPHVKRIVDDTERRLNILFDGLNNETVPKQAVDMMNEISKAIAARDLNAALAMHVELLTTASGDMTSWAPGVKQIIRLGA from the exons ATGAAACTCAAGGACATCTCACGCACGGCAACCTTTGCTTGGGATAacacttcctcttcagcgCCCCTCCTCGCAACCGGTGCAGTCGCTGGTGCCCTCGACGAAAGCTTCAGCAACGAATCTCAGCTCGAAATCTGGCAGCCAGACTTTGAGGATGTATCAAATATGAAGCTCGGTGGTGAAGGCAAACCCCCTCTGGGCAGCATCACCGTTAACAGCCG ATTCAACCAGCTCGCATGGTCAACACCTTCCACTACCCACATGAAGGGAGTGCTTGCCTCAGGTATGGAGACTGGTGAAGTTAATGTGTTTGATCCCTCCAAGATTGTTGCTGGTGCTAG TGCGGACGAGGCACGAATCTTCAAGAGTGAAAAGCACACTGGTCCAGTTAGAGGCCTTGATTTTAACTCTATCCAGAAGAATCTCATGCTTACTGGTGCTGTCAATGCCGAG atatatatatacgATCTCAACTCTCCCAATAACGCGCCTATCCCTCCCGGACCGACCTCTACCAAACTCAACGAGATTACGGCCCTGCAATGGAACCCTACAGTATCTCGAGTGTTCGCcgcatcgtcatcttcaggCTTCACCTCTGTTTGGGATTTGAAGGCTGGAAAGGAGATTGTTAGTTTGCAATATGGCGGTGGTGCCGCTAAGGGAATGGAGACTGTTGGTGGTGTGGCCGGCCTTCAgatggggaaaagaagaggtatGAGTGATGTTTGCTGGCATCCAGAACAG GCTACTCGACTTATTACTGCCTCCGAAGATGACGAATCCCCTATTATCATGCTTTGGGATCTTCGTAACACCCGAGCTCCCGAAAAGATTCTCAGCGGTCATCACAAAGGTGTTCTTTCCGTTTCATGGTGTAAGCAGGATGCCGACCTCCTGTTGTCATGTGGCAAAGACAATCGAACATTGTGCTGGAACCCTCAGACCGGCGAGATTATCGGTGAACTTCCTACTAGCAACGATTGGTCCTTCCAGACCTCTTGGTGCCCTAGAAACCCCGATTTACTCGCTACAGCCTCATTTGACGGTCACATTGGTATTCACTCCTTGCAAACAACCAGCATTCCTCCCCAGTCTACCGAGAAGCTCAGTGAGGCGGCTACCGCAGACGATGTTTTCGGTGCACTTGGAAACGAGCAGCCCCAGGATGAAACTGCCAACATCTTGTCTCTCAAGCAACCTCCCAAGTGGCTTCGACGTCCTGTTTCAGCGACGTTTGGCTTCGGCGGCCTTCTCGCTACCACTTCCAATCTTCCTGCAGCATCTGGTAAACATCAATCTGGAGTTGTTCACCTGCGGACTGTCAGTACCGAGCAGGATGTTCTCAATCGCGCCAAGGCTCTAGATCAGACTGACGGCCAGCAAGAAAAGCTTGCAGGGTTCTGCTCTGAGAGGGCcaaagacgaagatgaagcgtGGAAGGCTCTGCGGACTCTTTTCAAAGCTAACTCGAGACAGGAGCTTGTGCAATTGCTTGGTTTCTCTCAGGAGGAGGTTGCGAAGAAGGTGCAAGAGGCTATCAAGAAGTTCCCCAACGCCATCAAGGCAGCTGGTGACGCAACTCCGGTCATTGCCCCACTAGAAGCGGAAAGTGTCAAAACTCCCATTGCCGAGAAGCCTGAAGCTATCGAAGACGTTAGCACCGCGTCCGATGTTGGTGTTGAGTCTCATGCTGACGATAAATCTGAGAAGTCCGAGACAAAAGAGAGCGAAAAGGGCCTTTTCGACGATGAGACTGCTCCAGGAACACCTGCCGCTGCAGCCGCGGCCGAtttcttttcctcgatGGCTTCTGGAGCTCTGCGAAACCCTCAGCTTGACAGTATCATCTCTCATAAATCTGAAGCTGCGGACTCGTCTGTTGCGGCTACTATCGGCAGCCGTGCCTCATCCGTGAGAGACGAGATTGTCAACAAGGAGAACACCTTCCAAATCTACCCTGAAGGTGAGAGTGATGTCGACAAGCTTGTTACCCAAGCCTTGGTTGTGGGTGACTTTAAGTCTGCTGTGGATGTCTGTCTTGCTTTTGAGAGATTTGCGGAtgcccttctccttgctgTTCGAGGTGGTTCCGACCTTTTGCAGTCCACTCAGAACGCCTACTTTGCTCAGCAGACCACGACTCGTCCTTTTCTCCGTGTCTTCCAATCTATTGTGACCGAGGACCTTTTGGACATTGTTCAAAACGCCGATTTGTCAGAATGGAAGGTCGCCTTTGTTGTTTTGTGTACATTTGCCAAAGATGCCGACTTTAGCAATCTTGCTGAGCAAATTGGCCAGCGACTTCAGTACAAATGGCGAGTGCTCTCTGCCTCCGACAGTCCCGAAGCCAAAGCATCCGCCAAAGTTGCCCGCCAGGATGCCACTCTTTGCTATCTTGCGGCTAAAAAGCTTGAAAAAGTCATCTCCATATGGGTGGATGAAAtggctgaggaagaggaggccGTTTTTGCTACTCGATACACTTCCCATGCCCAGGCGCTTCAGTCATTCATTGAAAAGGTTTCCGTTTTCAAAGCTGCTACCGGCTATGTTGACGAAGACTTGCTTATTCCTACCGAGTCGGTAGCCGCTGCTGAGGCCGGGGCAAGAACTTACAAGCTTGCCAGCTTGTACGACAGATACTATGAGTATGCTGATTTGCTCGCTACTCAAGGCTTAGTGGATATTGCTGCCAAGTATGTGAAGATGACTCCTGTTGACTATAAGGGCAGTGAACAGGTGGGTGAGCTTGATAAGGCCAGACAAAGAATCTTGAGCGCTGCTGGTGAGAATGTCGGTACTAAGGTGGCCCAAACAATTGGGAAGACCCAGAGTACGGCCGGTTCTTCCATCGCGAGGGGTTACGCGCCTGCCCAACCGGCGTCTGCCTATGCGTCCTCCCAGCCCACTTATGCCCTTCAGCAGCCTGCGTCTTACGCCGCTTCAACTGCGCCAGCTTATCAACCACCGCCGGCCGCCAGCGGACCTTATCAGCCTGCATCCACTTCGACCGCTTATGCACCTCCTCAACCTACATCGTCATACGGCGACTCAAATCCTTACGCCCCTGCAACCATCTATCAACCATCTTCTGGGTATGCGCCTAATGGTTATCGACCCAATGACCCTCAGCCGCAAGGATATGGTGCTCCTCAGCCCTCATTCACCCAAACTCAGGCAATCCCTCCCCCCCCTCGTGTTGGTCAGACCAGTGCTCCTATCAgctctcctcctttgaTCCCAGGCTCGCAACAACGGGGTATCTCAGGATGGAACGACGCGCCTACCTTCGCCCCAAAGAGACCTCAAAGTGCTGCCAAGGACGTCAAGAAGGCTTCTGCTATTTTGTCTCCTTTCCCCAACTCTCCCGATCCGCTTGCCGCTGCTGGTGCCGGGTTGAACACTGTAGGGGGGCCCCCTCCCCCCGGTAGGTCGCCTCAGCCTGGTGTGattcctccgcctcctaAGAACGCCCGACCACCTTCTGTTGCCGCGAAGTTGCAACCCCCCCCTACTGttcagcaacagcaacagtTCCACCAGCAAGCGCAACATCAACCACAGCAGCGACAGCAGCAGTTAGCCTCTCCTCCAGCGGCTGCCggccctcctccttccgcCTTCTCGcgtccccctccccctgGTGCCCGAACCGGTCCTCCACCCGGAGTTCTCGCTGGGCCCCCTCCTCAACGCGTCTTGTCCCCCTCGGGACCTGGTAGGGTCGGCTCGCCTCCAGGAAGCCAAATAAGGCCACCTTCAGCTTTCCAGAGGCTCCCCAGTCAACCCAGACAAGTGCAGTCTCTTGATGGTGGAATTGCGGGAATGGGCGGACCCCCTCCCCCTGGCTCTAGAATGGCCgggcctcctcctcctggaCGGTCAGCTACgcctcagcagcagcagcgacaGCAGATGCTTCCTTCTGCTACTTCACCATCTCAAACGAGAATTCAGTCATCTACTTCTGAGCAGGTAAAGCCTCGACACC CCTCTGGGGATCGATCCCATATCCCTGAAGCTTCAAAACCCATTTATGAGATTCTCTCCAGAGAACTTACAAGGGTGAAGCAATCCAATATTCCT CCTCACGTCAAACGAATTGTGGATGACACCGAAAGACGGCTGAACATTCTTTTCGATGGACTCAATAATGAAACAGTTCCAAAGCAGGCGGTGGATATGATGAACGAAATTTCTAAGG CGATTGCTGCCAGAGATTTGAACGCGGCGTTGGCTATGCATGTGGAATTGTTGACTACTGCCAGTGGTGATATGACCTCTTGGGCT CCCGGAGTCAAGCAGATCATCAGACTGGGGGCatga
- a CDS encoding regulatory protein cys-3 yields the protein MFPDLPEHLQALNAIPGNTPPSSGMNPEQEEAFWGFLHADELFRNFGSVPSPQDEEKKQQQAAHNQLSAPAAPAPTPAIVATPIPSASKDDKHSAPTLESFLAAYMGHSSTTAQQQTAAETISNYLMPLPAPYTNSASNAHHQSPILPATSVTAQDVVSSASTISAYEDSPADDKPSGAKKLKQMGANPNDIEEDKRRRNTEASARFRAKKKEREQALERRAKELEAQVASLTAENSSLQNENRLLKAIVLNGSNPGAAALAGVVGAGHDTQGQDALQAALAALGKRKRDE from the exons ATGTTCCCCGACCTTCCCGAACACCTTCAAGCTCTCAATGCCATTCCGGGTAACACTCCCCCTTCGTCCGGTATGAACCcagagcaagaagaagcttttTGGGGGTTTCTCCACGCCGATGAGCTTTTCCGAAACTTTGGCAGCGTGCCATCCCctcaggatgaagagaagaagcagcaaCAAGCTGCCCATAATCAGCTGTCTGCTCCTGCTGCGCCCGCGCCTACCCCTGCCATCGTAGCTACACCAATTCCATCCGCTAGCAAAGATGACAAACATTCTGCGCCCACCCTCGagtctttccttgctgcctACATGGGCCATTCGTCTACCACTGCCCAACAACAGACCGCTGCTGAGACAATAAGCAACTATCTCATGCCCCTTCCTGCTCCTTACACCAACTCTGCTTCCAATGCGCACCACCAGAGCCCCATTTTGCCTGCAACATCTGTGACAGCCCAGGATGTCGTGTCAAGTGCGAGCACCATTAGTGCTTATGAAGACTCTCCTGCCGATGACAAACCGTCAGGCGCTAAAAAATTAAAGCAGATGGGTGCGAACCCTAACGACATCGAGGAGGA CAAGCGACGAAGAAACACTGAGGCATCTGCTCGTTTCCgagccaagaagaaggaacgtGAGCAAGCCCTTGAGCGACGAGCCA AGGAACTTGAAGCCCAAGTCGCATCTCTTACCGCCGAAAACAGCTCTCTCCAAAACGAGAACCGATTACTTAAAGCCATCGTTCTGAACGGATCAAACCCTGGTGCAGCTGCTCTTGCTGGTGTCGTCGGTGCCGGTCACGACACACAAGGACAAGATGCTCTTCAGGCTGCTTTGGCCGCTTtagggaagaggaagcggGACGAGTAG
- a CDS encoding ribosomal RNA-processing protein 9, whose translation MPDPFFQSQKKRKRNNRSGPSASRQQKHEDNDENLSSDAEGDNGPVDIDLMDFREGREDVAMSDEEYIDENETAAEKRVRLAKGYLARVRDEVEADNADQDYDAADIDRELIASRLQKDVAEVSGRIHLFITPNLTSSTSHFIPTSSHLPTSATLTPYYIFISTKRGSIIRHSTSTLRRAGQNFGHAQGGENGHSGEILCLAASEDGKWLVSGGRDKVMGVWDVSGREPKWVTGLKGHKDAVTSIALSPLNNPSYHILSASLSRHLALHSLSTLSVIDTFFGHQDSIPSVSSLKPTLAVTAGSRDRSCRWWKVEEEVQLVFRAGGKTREDLKGLMPAERKERLGGGWTEGVEPEKEKDKHGKGREFMEGSVDCVCMLDDQHFVSGGDSGSLLLWHTGKKKPIFTQAFAHGFTPITAENPISTPCWITSIAALRGTNLFASGSWDGQIRLWALNQELKSFSYVDVEIPAKGFVNSLQLSSLPYETISHASLPESGEKESTKAKSEILLVAAVGQEPRLGRWMRDKLAKNGVLVARLELDGKGKVMMI comes from the exons ATGCCTGACCCATTTTTTCAATcccagaagaagcggaagaggaacaaTCGTTCAGGTCCTTCAGCGTCTCGCCAGCAAAAGCATGAAGACAACGATGAAAATCTCTCTTCGGACGCCGAGGGCGACAATGGCCCCGTTGATATTGATTTGATGGATTTTAGAGAGGGTCGGGAGGATGTGGCAatgagtgatgaagagtaTATCGATGAAAATGAGACGGcagcggagaagagagtCAGGTTGGCCAAGGGATATCTTGCTAGAGTTCGAGATGAAGTAGAGGCTG ACAATGCGGATCAAGACTATGACGCTGCTGATATTGACAGAGAGCTTATTGCGTCTCGTCTTCAGAAGGATGTC GCCGAAGTATCAGGCCGTATACACCTCTTCATCACGCCTAActtgacttcttcaacatcccATTTCATCCCCacatcatctcatcttcctaCATCTGCCACTTTGACACCCTACTATATCTTCATTTCCACCAAGCGAGGCTCCATCATCCGCCATTCGACTTCCACTTTACGTCGAGCCGGTCAGAACTTCGGACATGCCCAGGGTGGAGAAAATGGCCACAGCGGAGAGATCTTATGTCTGGCAGCGAGTGAAGACGGAAAATGGCTGGTtagtggaggaagggataaGGTGATGGGTGTATGGGATGTCAGTGGAAGAGAGCCCAAGTGGGTGACTGGATTAAAGGGCCATAAGGATGCTGTCACT TCAATTGCCCTTTCGCCACTCAACAACCCGTCATACCACATCCTCTCTGCCTCCCTCTCCCGtcatcttgctcttcattcCCTTTCTACGCTCTCTGTCATCGACACATTTTTTGGCCATCAAGATTCTATCCCGtctgtctcttctctcaaACCCACTTTGGCTGTCACGGCTGGATCCCGAGATCGATCATGTCGATGGTGGAAAgtcgaggaggaagttCAGCTCGTCTTCCGAGCAGGTGGAAAGACTCGGGAGGATTTAAAGGGTTTAATGCCCgcggaaaggaaggaacgtttgggaggaggatggacgGAGGGTGTTGAGCcggaaaaggagaaggacaagcacgggaagggaagagaattTATGGAAGGTTCAGTTGACTGTGTTTGCATGCTTGATGATCAGCATTTCGTCTCTGGTGGTGATAGCGG atctctccttctttggcacactggaaagaaaaaaccCATCTTCACTCAGGCTTTCGCTCATGGATTCACACCGATCACCGCAGAAAACCCTATTTCCACTCCCTGCTGGATCACTTCCATTGCAGCTTTAAGAGGTACCAACCTTTTTGCTTCTGGATCTTGGGATGGCCAAATCAGATTGTGGGCTTTGAACCAAGAATTGAAGTCTTTCTCTTATGTTGATGTCGAAATACCTGCCAAGGGGTTCGTCAACTCTCTCCAACTCAGTTCTCTTCCTTATGAGACTATATCTCATGCTTCCCTTCCGGAGTcaggggaaaaggaaagtaCAAAGGCAAAGTCAGAAATTCTGTTGGTTGCTGCTGTAGGCCAGGAACCCAGACTGGGTCGATGGATGAGGGATAAGCTTGCGAAAAACGGCGTGTTAGTCGCGAGGCTCGAGTTGGATGGGAAAGGCAAAGTTATGATGATTTAG
- a CDS encoding large subunit ribosomal protein L14e, with protein MVQSTFKRFVEVGRVVLVNEGPSAGKLAVIVEIIDHNRALIDGPTTSVSRQAFPYRNLILTPYTIASLPRGVGAGPLKKAIEKAGVLEKWEQSGWAKKLAARQVRKNATDFDRFQIQLAKRARRDVVRKAYVKEKKASA; from the exons ATGGTG CAATCTACCTTCAAGCGTTTTGTCGAGGTTGGCCGAGTTGTCCTCGTTAACGAGGGCCCTTCTGCTGGCAAGCTCGCCGTGATTGTTGAGATCATCGACCACAACAGG GCTCTCATTGACGGCCCCACCACCTCCGTTTCCCGTCAAGCTTTCCCCTACCGaaacctcatcctcactccTTACACCATTGCCTCTCTTCCCCGAGGTGTCGGTGCTGGTCCCCTCAAGAAGGCTATTGAGAAGGCTGGTGTTTTGGAGAAGTGGGAGCAGAGCGGATGGGCTAAGAAGTTGGCTGCCAGGCAGGTCAGGAAG AATGCCACCGACTTCGACCGATTCCAGATCCAACTCGCCAAGAGGGCTCGAAGGGATGTCGTCCGTAAGGCTTAcgtcaaggagaagaaggcttcTGCTTAA